The Pichia kudriavzevii chromosome 3, complete sequence nucleotide sequence TGCACAGCGATGGTGTCGCCAtacaatattgaaaactataCTAAACTAAAAGATAATACAAAATATACGGCTAACAAAACCAGACGTGATCCTacgaaaaacaaatttataGATAAATAATTGGATAACAGACTAATCTAAAAGCAAAATTAAAGTAAACCCTCCATAATGACCAAATGTGAGGGTGcttgttgaaatcattgTTAAGATATGTATGTACAGAAACTAAGAATAAGAATGTCGAGTATAGATGAAGAGTATGATGATATACAAAAATCATATGTAAATTAGAAAGAACCGCTTATCAGTTCTTcatacatatacatatatctgtttttttttgtttgtgtgTGTGCTTGTTTGGTGTTTGTTACTCAAACGTGTATTCGCATTCGCAAATCTCCATGTAAATCTTCAGTTCTCTTTGCTTGCAAGGTTCTCTTCGGAGAAAACTTCGTTCGGTTCCATACCTAAAGTGGCCTTGTATTCCGATACTTTTTGTAATCTCCTATTCAAACCCAACTGTGCAGACTTACCAAGGACACCGGTAATCAAGTTGGTCGTTCTGTTGGAACTCGAGTTTGCAGGAATTGGATATGTGACCAAATTAGGATCCACATTGGTGTCGGTTATACCAATGGTTGGGATTCTAGCCTGGCTGGCTTCCTTGATTGCAACGGCTGCTAACTCTGGGTTCAAAATCACAATCAAATCTGGCTTGATGGTCTGGTTAGACTCATCACTCGAAAGTTCACGATGTGTTTCCAAGTCTTGCATATCGACCTCGTGTCTTGGCTTTGGGTTTTCTAATGCATTGGTGATTGTACCAGGGATCCATTTACGGGCAACGTAGTAACCATTACAATTCTTGGCTGCTTCCTTGATGGACCTCAATTGTCCCACTTTTAACCCAAGAAATAGAATGATACCACCATTTTCGGCAACTTGCTGGATGACTTTACAAGCCGACTTCAAGTACGAAATTGTCTTATCAAGGTCGATAATGTGCAGCCCCTTGTACTTCCCGTAAACAAAAGGTTGGAAATTTTGGTTGAATAATTCAGTCGATCTACCCAAATGTGCGCCAGATGCCATTAGTTTTTCAGCAGTCAATTGGTTGATACTCGGTGGATTTGTGATAAGTTTGTGTGGTTGGTAAACATTGACAATTTTCGAGCCCAAATCACCCATtatttgttgatggtgTCTCTGTCTAATTGTCAATTCTGCCTTTGTGTATGGGGACAACGAGTCAGATGGTAATAGGTTTGGAAATCTGGACAATAAGGATGAGGTCGAAGTGAACTGTCTCTTGAGCTTGTCCTTATTACCGTACAGATTTAATAGCTTCTGAAATCTCTCGCTGACAATCTCATCTCTATTCAGAGTTGGATCTGGTACACTGTTTAAGATTTCGTTGAACTGTCTCTCTGACATTTGAGCTATTTGCTCGAGGGGGCCATCTAGAGGCTGGTTGTATGCATCTAGAGTAGGAGCTCTAGATGTCGCAATTCCTGTTGAAGCCTCGAGTGTTGCCTCCTCCTGCTGCTGCTCCTGGTTACCTTCAACATTCACATTGGATGTTTCTGGTGAGTCTGTGGTCTTGGACGCTGTAGTAGACACCGTTGAGTTGAATCTACATGCAGATCTCGAAAGAAGTCGTAGCTGGCCACGGGCGGAATTCAACGACATACTTGTCTCCTTTGTTCTAAATGTGTATCCGTTCGTTGGCAAGGTCTCTCAAACTGCCCAATCTACAACTTCAACTACAAACGACGACgacaactttgaaaaatacaatttggaaaagaagaagaaaatgagaaattcccaaaaatgcagaaaaaaacaggaaaaaaaataaaagaataaaaaatatcaaaaatcTGTTCATGTTTACAATTTACTCTGCaatttaagttttttttttgcacCGTGCACCACCAAGTCTTTAAATTCCTTGATAAATGAGCTATCTGTGTTAACGACAAAGAGAGACTACTAATATTGATACTGttacttttcttgttgatatttttgttgccATTGTTGTTAAGACTatcatttttgaaactaCCACAGTTGTAGCTGCAGCCATTTCCTGTACCAATAACAGTATCAGTTGTTAGGCGTACTTACATCTTGcatttcaaaagaaagcaATGTTG carries:
- a CDS encoding uncharacterized protein (PKUD0C05510; similar to Saccharomyces cerevisiae YHL004W (MRP4); ancestral locus Anc_2.500); translated protein: MSLNSARGQLRLLSRSACRFNSTVSTTASKTTDSPETSNVNVEGNQEQQQEEATLEASTGIATSRAPTLDAYNQPLDGPLEQIAQMSERQFNEILNSVPDPTLNRDEIVSERFQKLLNLYGNKDKLKRQFTSTSSLLSRFPNLLPSDSLSPYTKAELTIRQRHHQQIMGDLGSKIVNVYQPHKLITNPPSINQLTAEKLMASGAHLGRSTELFNQNFQPFVYGKYKGLHIIDLDKTISYLKSACKVIQQVAENGGIILFLGLKVGQLRSIKEAAKNCNGYYVARKWIPGTITNALENPKPRHEVDMQDLETHRELSSDESNQTIKPDLIVILNPELAAVAIKEASQARIPTIGITDTNVDPNLVTYPIPANSSSNRTTNLITGVLGKSAQLGLNRRLQKVSEYKATLGMEPNEVFSEENLASKEN